Proteins from one Chitinophaga oryzae genomic window:
- a CDS encoding SusD/RagB family nutrient-binding outer membrane lipoprotein, whose protein sequence is MRKLSIVIFCLLAAAFSSCKKFEHFQTDPNKPTQATPELLLTNIETKAFNDVSTSGAFASRYLVNTDGIDANQYYNWQRSGFDDFNNLRLVVKMEEEATRTNQPVYLALGKFFRAWFFMRLTLTFGDIPYSEALKGSAETFTPIYDKQEDIFLSILNELQTANGQLDAAGGEIRGDVVYGGKKEQWKRLINTFSLRILISLSQKEGSAKLKVKERFAGIVNNPAKYPLMTGIADNGQLVFVDQQDNRYPYYNNNSMQTAFYLEENFVDLLKQYKDPRLFRFAQKATKFASLPDNDFNAYGGAKGSATIDENNSRVVNGEVSKIAKRYYNDPVNEPSIVMGYAELQFILAEAVVRGWISGNATDFYKKGIQASMEFCKIAPADITAYLSQPAVQLTTGKELEGIFKQKYISFFMNSGWQVFYEQRRTGLPVFDVSGDGVLNNKKVPKRWMYPESELKLNRQHVSDAITRQYPQGDNINGVMWLLVKE, encoded by the coding sequence ATGCGAAAACTATCTATTGTCATATTTTGTTTGCTGGCAGCCGCTTTCAGCAGTTGCAAGAAGTTTGAGCACTTCCAGACAGACCCGAATAAACCCACGCAGGCTACTCCCGAACTGTTGCTGACCAATATTGAAACCAAAGCTTTCAATGACGTCAGCACCTCCGGCGCGTTCGCATCGCGGTACCTCGTCAATACCGACGGGATTGATGCTAACCAGTATTACAACTGGCAGCGTTCCGGCTTCGACGATTTCAATAACCTGCGCCTGGTCGTAAAAATGGAAGAAGAAGCTACCCGTACCAACCAGCCTGTGTACCTGGCACTGGGCAAATTCTTCCGCGCCTGGTTCTTTATGCGGTTGACGCTGACCTTCGGAGATATTCCCTATAGTGAAGCACTCAAAGGATCTGCCGAGACGTTCACACCTATCTACGACAAACAGGAAGACATCTTTCTGAGTATCCTCAACGAGCTCCAGACCGCCAACGGCCAGCTGGATGCCGCCGGCGGCGAGATCCGGGGCGATGTTGTCTACGGTGGTAAAAAAGAACAATGGAAACGCCTGATCAACACCTTCTCCCTTCGGATATTGATCAGCCTGTCGCAAAAAGAAGGCAGCGCCAAACTGAAAGTGAAGGAACGTTTCGCCGGGATCGTGAACAATCCCGCTAAATACCCGCTGATGACCGGCATCGCGGATAACGGCCAGCTGGTATTTGTGGACCAGCAGGACAACCGTTACCCCTACTATAACAACAACAGTATGCAGACAGCTTTCTACCTGGAAGAGAATTTTGTGGACCTGTTGAAACAGTATAAAGATCCGCGGTTGTTCCGTTTTGCACAGAAGGCCACCAAATTTGCCTCCCTGCCGGACAACGATTTTAATGCCTACGGCGGCGCCAAAGGCAGCGCTACCATCGACGAAAACAACAGCCGCGTGGTAAACGGCGAAGTTTCCAAAATCGCCAAACGCTATTACAATGATCCGGTAAATGAGCCGAGCATCGTAATGGGATACGCTGAGCTGCAGTTTATCCTGGCGGAAGCGGTGGTGCGCGGCTGGATCAGCGGCAACGCAACAGATTTTTACAAAAAAGGTATACAGGCATCCATGGAATTTTGTAAAATAGCGCCTGCTGATATCACGGCCTATCTTTCACAGCCTGCCGTGCAACTGACAACAGGCAAAGAACTGGAAGGTATTTTTAAACAAAAATATATCAGCTTCTTTATGAACTCCGGCTGGCAGGTGTTTTATGAACAACGCCGTACTGGTCTGCCGGTATTCGATGTTTCCGGCGACGGGGTGCTCAACAATAAAAAGGTGCCCAAGCGCTGGATGTATCCTGAAAGTGAGCTGAAACTCAACAGGCAGCACGTGAGCGATGCCATCACCCGGCAGTATCCGCAGGGCGACAACATCAACGGCGTTATGTGGCTGCTGGTAAAAGAATAA